The sequence AGTTGCAACCGCATTTCTTTGGATCTATGGTTAACCTCGTTGAGGTGCGATTGGCATCATATACGAGCAATGTAAACAAGAGCATGTTCAAGGGCTCCAGCAAGTTGCATATGATCAAGATGAACGGGAACGATGATCTCACGGAGCTTCCTGGCGAGATATTCCTGGATCAGGTCAAACTGCGGACCCTTGATCTCTCCTGTAATGCGATCAGCACTCTGCATGACGACGTCTTCAAAGGTCTGGGCAACCTAACCCGTTTGGATCTATCCAAAAATAGACTGACTGATTTATCCAGGTGGGTAATGACCGGGGAAGGGGGttctgttgttgttttcgCCACTTGCTTGCGCTGATTAATAGATGGCCCACCTAGCGATAGGGCCCGGACTCGAGAACCTCTACCCAAAGTAATTAATCGATTTCTATTGAACTGAGCTGTTTTCTCCGCCTTATCGCTATGCTTGCGGCTGCTGCTTTTCCTTATCAGTTTTTTGGCTCGGGCGATAGCTCAACGATCCCCTGACACACTAGTGTCTCCCCTGACACACTAGTGGGGATATCGGGTCCTATCACTCAGATACTAATTGCAGAGTTATTATTGTAATCATTTTGGCGCCAAAAAGTATGCCTAACACTATTAATTGAGGGATTATAATCTGATAGGGCTATTTTTAGTATTTCTCATTAAAATGGTGCGCCTAAATATACTATACTATATTGTACGCATATTATCGAAATGCCCTATTCCCTTGATTATTATTTCACTATTTTTTTCACAAACTATTCCCTGACTTTTTGCAATCTCATTGCCTTCCGATAAGAAGTGGTAGAAGAAAAATTAATTAGATATTTTTGTGGTTGGCAGACtgtaaatattaattataagCCTTAGAAATTTTGATAtagtacaaaaaaaaattgtgtaGAAAACACTATAACTATATtgtattaaacaaatttaatattaGACATtcgtttacattttttaacttcacatgtttttttttgtagatCTAATTTATAGTTCCTAAACCGTTTTAGAAGCGTCCAAGACACATGTTTATTCATGTGATAAAtgtaaatacaataaaattaGAAAGTGCTGTGTTGTATACTCTTTAAACATTACAAACAGGATAGTCTTAGTTAAAATTTCTGATTTTCGTTAAACTTTTACTCATATTTCCTTTATATTGGacatataatataaatatttataaacgCTGTAAGATTAGGCAATTAAAACTTTTATAGAAAGAAATCTTAgagtattttcatttaatccCTGCATTAGAAAACTAGCTCTGAAGTGGTAGACTCCCTGCTCAATTTCAATCTAATCCTTTTGAGATCTCCTCCATCCTGCAGCACCATTTTCGCCCCGCTGTCCTCGCTGACTTTCCTGCGTCTAAACAAGAACTCCCTGACCGCGATGTCGCCCAGTGTGTTCCAGGATGTGGTCAGTTTGAACTTCATTGAGATGGTGCACACCCAGTTCTACGGGGCCACGCTCCTGATGGGCTACGAGGCGGTGGTTTGCACCAACGACGACACCTGTCAGTACAAATCTGCGGATTGGCAGTGCGACTATCGCTGCATCTGCTGGGTGCAGCGGGAGATAAATAGCCTGATCGTGGATTGCCGTGGAACCAATCTGGAGGAACTGCCAGACCTGCCACACACCACACTGGTGAGCACGGTCCTCAAGGTGGGCAACAATAGCCTCACCCAACTGCCCACCGCCGACGATCACAGGGGTTATGCCAATGTGAGTGGGCTCTTCCTAGCGGATAACAACCTAACCACCCTGGGATCGGGGGACACGCTGCCCCAGAATCTGACCCACCTGGATGTAAGGAGCAATCAGATTCAGTCCATAAGCGAGGAGTTCGTGGAGTTCCTGCAGCAGGCCAACAACACAATGACCCTTTCGCTCTCGGGCAACCCCATATCCTGTGATTGTGATGCACTGGCGCTGCTTTTTTTCGTTCGTATCAATCCCCAGCGTGTCCAGGATATCGGGGAGGTGATGTGCACCAAGCAGAAATCCCTCCAGCAGATGGAGGCCTTCGAGCTGTGTCCCTCCTATGTCCTGCTgatcagctgcgtgattggCGGCCTGGTGATCATCATCTGCCTGATCACGGTCTTCTACCTGATGTTCCAGCAGGAGCTGAAGATCTGGCTGTACAACAATAACCTGTGCCTGTGGTGGGTCTCCGAGGAGGAGTTGGACAAGGACAAGACCTACGACGCCTTCATCTCGTACTCGCACAAGGACGAGGAGCTGATCAGCAAGCTGTTGCCAAAGCTGGAGAGTGGCCCGCATCCGTTCCGGATATGTTTGCACGATCGCGATTGGCTGGTGGGCGACTGTATTCCGGAGCAGATTGTCCGCACTGTGGATGACTCCAAAAGGGTGATCATTGTGCTGTCGCAGCACTTCATCGATTCGGTGTGGGCCCGCATGGAGTTCCGGATCGCCTACCAGGCCACATTGCAGGACAAGCGCAAGCGGATTATCATCATTCTCTACCGGGAACTGGAGAACATGAATGGCATCGATAGCGAATTGCGGGCCTACCTCAAGCTGAACACCTACCTCAAGTGGGGAGATCCGCTCTTCTGGAGCAAGTTATGCTATGCCATGCCACACAATCGGAGGGTTCTGAAAGGCCAGAAGAAGCATGCGGGTCCCCTCATCTGAGGTTTTCTTATATATAAGTTTTAGAATATACTCACTTGCTTGGGCCTTAAAAATAAACTACAAAAAAACTAAAGCAACATACGTTACAAAAAAATtcgatatttattcatttaggtactaaagttatttataaagATATACGTAATATATATGATATTTGCTTAGTTTAAGTAATTTATTCATACACATTAGTTCACATTCGGAtgatttaaagattttaattcGGATTTTTCAGAGATGTTATTTTCAGAAAATAATTTTACAAGTAATATTTACAATAGGAATAAACCCagtattaaaaataaaataaagtatttaaaatacaaatatacacCTTGTTCagcttttttaatttatttactttacaATTTATGGGTTAAACGATAAATTGTTTAATTAGATAAATTCCATTTTGCATTCATCCTTGTCAGATTTCAAAAGCTTTTATTTGTATATCTATTAAATTGAAATGGTAATTAACACACCCGTTATCATCAATATCAGAAACATTTTAGCAAAGATACAAGCGTTTGATTGCCATAAATCAATTACCTTAATTGAACTGATTGCTATTGATACAAGTTGCTTCGAATGATTTTGTGACACCTATTATAGTAAAcagcaattaattttcatTATATCATTGACAAGAAAAGTTTAACATTTGTACATACATTTTCATTAAAAGGAAATTTGCATCACAATTATTCAGGTTGagtattaaattaaatttcccGCTTTCCTTATGATTTATGAGTCCCCACAAAGAACTGAAAAGAATGTCAAATTAATCACTTTTAAAGAAGCTTTTTATTCTcctaaatttttaattttctagaGGGACCAACAAAGTGGACACTGTTTAAGCCCTGTCCAAATATCCCAGCTGGCTTAGGCTTTTGACGAGCTGGTCCTTGGGTGTCCTTTCCTTTGTTTCCCTCAATGTTTTGTGCTTGGATTGTGTCATATTTCGCATaagattttaattaaatttcataTTTCGAAACACACAGTTTCCTGCCATCTGGGAGGGTGATGAAAATGCCATTTAggttttaattgttttaagCACCGGATGTGTGCTTAAGTGAAAATTAATTGCTGCTCTTTCGCATGactaaaaattaattttcgcAATGCTCTGGAAGTTGTTATTCTGCATTAATGTTGGCAAACATCACCACATAATAAGTATTGACAGACGAGGGCAATAATATTTGCAATATAAATGGACCGTTCAATAAACttgcttaaatatttattcagtCACATGTTTGTACCAGCCCTCATCGCCTCTTTATTGACCGCTTCAAACTCTAATTATCCACTTCAGTAATTGCGCTGGCCTTCATTGTTCGGTTGAGTTTAAGGACTGGAACCCAAACCCCGAGTATGTATCAGTCTAGGCCCAAAGTGGCGGGCCAGGCCAAATTTCAGCCAGAAATAAGtgaaaatatatgtaataataAAAAGGGCAGAGAAAAGCATTTGGCCAAGTTTCGCTCTTTACACTCTCAGcccttttttttcgccccacgATTGCGTGGCCTTTGGTTCACCCACCACAGACCACCCAAAAACCACCCACAGACCACCCTTAATGTGGGTAGTGGGTTACGATGGCCTAGGGTCTTTTGCGGGCCGTCTTTGAAGATTCATTGCCTGCCCGCTGGCCAACACTTTGTGGGCGAGGCGCCTAAAAGAGTGGGGGTCAAATGGCAAAGGgcatggaaggaaggccagtTAGCGGCAATTCCTTAAACATTTTAGTCGCcaaactaaaaataataaatgtataCGAGCATAACCTTGCAAAAGGGTATTATAAATTCGGTAAGAAGTTTAAGACGCAGTGTGGAGAACATTTGGATTCCGTAAAGTTTTTATCACCATCACTATTATTAATAACTATACCTTTGAAAATGCTTAAATATGTGTAGCGAAATCTATAATATTCCATCTTTTGGATGCTTTAACTATTTGAAAGAGGGATTTGTAAATATAATTTTCGTTGATAGGACAGTTTTTTCTGAAATAATAATGTAATAACTGCAAAATTATATTTGTGTTTGTTGATTTTAcctaaacatattttttaggtgataaaaattttaaattttgtatgtATTCTGCTCCATTTTTCAATGAATATTACTTAAAAGTCTTCTAAGAAACCTTAACAAAAGCTGAACTTTTAAAAAGCCTGTCCATTCAATAACTGCTGGCTTCGATAAATAACTTTATTGCAGTCAACTGAATGGTAGAAATTCAATCCTTTAGCAATTTTACCATGTAATTCGTTTTGTGTGCGGTATCCAGTTCGATTTCAATTGGAACCATTTTCAGTTTTCTCGCTCCCAGCCAGTGTTGAATTATATTTCGCTTTGCTTCTGTGTCCCTTTAGAAGTTTTGTAAGTAATGACATTTGATGGCTGCCCCAACACTTTGCAGCTGCCATCGAATAATCATCTGGGCTCATTTTTCATAAACTTACAGTCAGAGCTGAAGTCCAAATGCGATGGTCGGGGTGTGAGTAGTTATCACAAACATCTGTTTGCCAGTGCTTTTCATTTATCATAACTTTTGCGAAGGGTACTGTAATATAACTGGCTTGTAGACGCTGAAAGTTCCTGATGCTGCCCCTACCCAGGACTTACGGCTACGTGATCCAAAGACCAATAGTTTTGCCACTTCCTATCCTTACTGCCTGAAATTCAAACGAGGATTCCCTGGCGTTGAACTACTTAGTGGCTATAAAGTAAGGATGTGTGGCTCACAAGGGGTTAAGCCAGTCTCTGTGTTAGTGTGCGTCTGTCTGTGTTAACGGGTGTGGATGCCATCAATGGATTTCTGGCCTGGCGCCACCAGCAATTCGAATCGAAAGCGGATGCAAAATGCAAATTGTTGCTGGCTGTGAGTCAGCTTTCGAAGGCTACATTGACGATGTCTCCAGCCATTTGAGCACACAAATCATTGCAAGTGCATATAGCGTATATATAGCTCGTATAGTGTTTGCTGATACTTGGCCACATTCATAAACGTAATATATGGCTTTTATTACATTGCATTTTATTGCTTTTCATTGCCGGCTTTCTTGCCCTTTCTAGTATACATTATGAAGCTTGCACATCAATAGAAACAGACTATGATATTATTTACAACTcaaattaaaacaagaaacTTTAATTACGATTCATAAATTGACGTGCTGTATTTCAAAGTATTTTTTGATAAGCATTCAAGTGCTCCTCTGATTGAATCCCATTAACTCCAAGAGCTCACCAATTGAGCTTTCTTGTTGGAAATGAAATCAGGGTGTCCAATCAACTGCTTTTGGGAACTGACCTACATGAAACGTAATGGAAGTATTCAATCGAGCAATTTGTATTGCAAAGTATATGTAAACTGCAGAATTGGTAATAAATTTTAACCGAGAAGTACGTGGTTCGCTATTATTACCCTATAATGAGCTTCTAAATGTACTTAAAATATGGGCTTCTCTCGACGTATGTACATTTAAATCCCTTTATCCTTTCGGTATACGTACATATCTTTGCtcttttttaaatgtaataaaacTCGTAAAACTTTCGGCACTTTCAAGTGTGGTGTGTGGCAGCAACCTCGTTGCGGTTGTGTCCTGCAATTAGTGGAAGTTTTATTGCATACTGTCGTGCCATGTGGCCCGTCCGGGAAATGCATTTCGATGTCCGACACAAGGAGGTCATTAACAAGTGCAGAGTTGGTCCGGGTGCGGTTTCCTTTTCTTTGGTTTCTCTGACCTCCAGGCGGCCACTGATGCATATACGACATATATATTGACAGGAAATCACACTGTTGCCTTAAGATGTAGATGGCCTGCAAAATAAGCCATGAGGAAAGAtttaagattaaatttcttcaTGTGAATTGACTCAAATCAAATGTATCTACAAACACAAgcctttattaaataattataatcaCATTGTCGGTGTATTTTAATACCTAAAATAAACCATTCATATTAAGACAAAGAAGATTGAAAATGCATAAAATATAAGATTGAGAAAATGTATGACTTTCTAATAAGAAATAACAATTGTAACACAGTGATATGATTTAAAGTAGATTTCATATCCGCCTGAAAATCAAGAGATTTTTTaaggcgtatacgtaatattttCAAGAAG is a genomic window of Drosophila suzukii chromosome 2L, CBGP_Dsuzu_IsoJpt1.0, whole genome shotgun sequence containing:
- the Tehao gene encoding protein toll; the protein is MLSHLPVVWLFLGLSMVQHDGAAGQIIPLPTFCLGHSPQCNCAAEANVVRFHCPDEYAMLLEVSEPGASLYMSYYATTETLHWLPRFNISDLVKIEFDAYTFWPESFLGDLLKTIGVQKVKAILFRDRTMETVATRDVSNTADGYMESTQPGNITAWHFGPVPGLKKFKFYSNVKELQETIFHGFDSVTDLLLNVNVTTLPANMLSTVNGTLKTLTIESPGMVSFGSPLLRELQQLCNLSLVLLDPFRVRDKELQPHFFGSMVNLVEVRLASYTSNVNKSMFKGSSKLHMIKMNGNDDLTELPGEIFLDQVKLRTLDLSCNAISTLHDDVFKGLGNLTRLDLSKNRLTDLSSTIFAPLSSLTFLRLNKNSLTAMSPSVFQDVVSLNFIEMVHTQFYGATLLMGYEAVVCTNDDTCQYKSADWQCDYRCICWVQREINSLIVDCRGTNLEELPDLPHTTLVSTVLKVGNNSLTQLPTADDHRGYANVSGLFLADNNLTTLGSGDTLPQNLTHLDVRSNQIQSISEEFVEFLQQANNTMTLSLSGNPISCDCDALALLFFVRINPQRVQDIGEVMCTKQKSLQQMEAFELCPSYVLLISCVIGGLVIIICLITVFYLMFQQELKIWLYNNNLCLWWVSEEELDKDKTYDAFISYSHKDEELISKLLPKLESGPHPFRICLHDRDWLVGDCIPEQIVRTVDDSKRVIIVLSQHFIDSVWARMEFRIAYQATLQDKRKRIIIILYRELENMNGIDSELRAYLKLNTYLKWGDPLFWSKLCYAMPHNRRVLKGQKKHAGPLI